The Dermacentor andersoni chromosome 1, qqDerAnde1_hic_scaffold, whole genome shotgun sequence genomic interval AGGTACATAAAGAAGGCTCACCCTGTATTGCTTATTAACCATGATTATAAAACCACCAAATTCAAACGAGTTTCACCAGTTTGACTCGTCATGTTGGATATTAAACTCTATCCATATGGTACTGTCAATGCTACGAATATGGTTAGTTTTTAGAGTTGAAAGCAAATAGTCTGTTATACATTTCTGCTAAAAATGTTGAACTGCTCAAAATCAACTTTCATTTCAGGCAATCTTGAAAGCAGAAACAGCACCTACtttgcatttacactgaaagttGTGTCACAGCCACTGGACAAAAAAGGGGCGGCCTGCTGCATCAGGTGGGCTACAATGGGAGCAAACAACCGCTGTAGTTGCATTCttggccgcttggctgggccgaacggcgctagctggCGGGGATGGGGCGTGTCGGGCTATGGCTTTCGAAGTGCATTTCCAACGCATTTTCTATGTCGATCCAAGACAACAGTTCCCGGATTACACCATTTTCGGTGCATGCGGCAggccacacctttttttttttatcagcggCCGTCGTGTCTACAGTAGAGGCAGCCTTGCATGCCTCACAAATGGCCTATAATGGGCCTTATGAAGCAGTACAAACAATTCACGCAAGACAAAGCAAGAGGCCTCGTGCAGAATCGTAGTAGCCTGCCGAAAACAAAGCTACTCATATGAACTCCTACATTTAAAGTTTTGCAGAAATGCATGTGTCACTATAGTTCGAATGCACAAGGTACCTTCTATTAAACCGAAGGGAGCCAACAAGAGAAACTGCTTTCTAGCCACACATACATCTCAATCCAGCTCTAAGAGTTTTTATAAAAAATTTgccaaatgcaagatggcagtttTTAATGCAGTGTGCAGCGTCCATAGCCAACACCCGCCAATGTGGTATGCGTGCAGCACAATGCACACAGCCCACAAGACAGCCACGGCGCTTATTAGTGTGATGTGTCCTTTAGTGTCGAGCCTCTGCAGCGAACAGTCGGCGTAGAAGTGTTCCGTGCAAATGTCCTACGTTATCGTGGTTCAAGGCCAGGTTATCGTGGTTCAAGGTTCTGCGATTATCGCAGGGTAAAAACAGCGCCACGGGGGATGGTGGGGCTTCACGGACTACATACGCAATTGACAGCATCATTGAGAAAAGAGCAGTCATCGTGTACTGCGCGATTTACAGCGCCGGCGATGCATGACCACCAAAAACACGGAAGAATTGCGAAAGTGGCCGCAGGTCGCACGCACGGGTCCGGGTGCACAAGATAAGCTTTGAAGGAGTGCGAACGATCTCGCTGCATGAGGGCGATCGCCTGAAGATCGGTTTAGACAAACGGTTAAGTGTCGTTTCGGAGTATACGCCCCGCTCACACGTTTCCGAAAGCTTACTGCATTCGCGGCTTTTGGTTTCCGCAGGAGTACAGCACAAGCAGTCGACAGCAGGGAATGCGGGCAATGACAGTCCACCCGATACACTTGAAAATACAGAACTACACGAAAATGTCGCGATGTTCATGCGAGTTTTCGTTCTACACGCATGGGATTCGCGGCTAAACTCGCGAATTCCCCGATCGATTGACGAACGAACACAACACAGCACAGCTCCACCTCGATGACGCGGTACGGTCGTGTCAAACATCTGAAGGATTGCAGTGGTTAATTCCAACTCGATCCATGGAAAAGATTAAACAGAAACTTACCCAAGTAGCCTAGAACACCGCCAAGCCATTCGAGGAGGAACATTTTTGGGCGGTGAGCTGAGGAACAAAAAAACACAGTAAACAGTCTGCCGCAGCTTACACTGGCCGAGCCGCGGTAAACTTTAGGCACGAAAAGAAAGGCAAGTAAAACGAAAGACTAATACATGTTTCACCGACAAGTTTTCCTGCGCAAGGATAACGGCCGCAGGTTATGTAACGAAAGACAGAGCTGTGAATAACGACGGCTTGCTCAGACCACTCGCTGTTGACGAGGAAATGAGCCATAACTCGCATAAGCATACAAAACAGTAGCGGGGTTCGCAAAGGTCATAATATAGGCATAAACTGTCAGAGCTTACCACGTCCTTAACCAGGGATTTAATAGGACGTGTTTGAGCGGCGTCATTGGCCTCCGTCCTTTCTTGAAGGATAacacatacatacacaaaaaAGATGACCACCGTGTTCACCGCTAACAGCTTCTAAGCCTACGTGGTTTAAACTTACCACAGCAAAAACAGACTTCGCCGTACGGCAAAAAGTGTACGAAATAATCGTTACCTTTTTGTATTCTGCAGAGGAGCTGGCAATAAATACGAGTCTGGGCTCTTCGGTATCAGATGGGGACTTTTCACCGCCAGATTTTTCCGCACTGGCTTTAGGAGGGATGACGGCAACGATAAAGGGTACCAAATTTCTTTACTTCAGATGAGGCAGACGATGATTGGTTGAATTAAAGAGGTCGACTCTAGCGCTTCAGGGCGGCTGAGTGAGACACTATAATTACAACTCGTCTATAACGTAAACATAAATATACATTAGCAATAAAAACATTTAATAATTTATGTTTGTTCAAAATATTTTATATTAAATAGTTATATGCTTTGCTACTTTTAAACAAAAGTAAATtcctcaaatattttttttcgtagACTGCTGCGCTACCCTTTTAAACATATTCTCTAACACATGGCAAAATCTACGTCATACGGCCAcgcagaaaaataaaatgttataaacaaaaaataatacaaacataataaatataaataatttATTTTATAAGTGCAGAAAAAGTTATTTTGATAATTATTTGTTACATTATTAATAACATTAACTGCGGTTCGGTCATAGCAAAGCTGAGAAAGTATGGCGGTCCCCATGGGCAGCTTGTGCAAGGTAAGTAATATTGCCGGATTTAAATCTCTCTGCTTTTGATTATCACTTATTTCAGCCATGCGCGAGACGCATAGCAAGcagccaggatttttttttttttttttttgctgcacactAATGACAGTTGCTGCGTATTTCGCTGCGTCTGAAGTTGTTAAAGCACGAGTTATGAAGGGCAACGATCGCGCCTGCATGATAAAACTTCAACGAGCTCTTTATGCATGTCTCCAGCTTGTGCGGCGTCTGTGGCCATTGAAAAGCCCACTTCAGTTAGTTTTGGGCCATGTGAAACATatgtttatttcattttattgatCTTAAGGAAAATCTGAAAGCATCACGCTCTTAACGAATTGGCGCCGTAACAGCTCGACTAATAGGCGTTTACTTAACCTCCATTTCACCGACGCCGTTCTTCTGTAACTGAACCGTACTTATCCTTTATTTTGCTCCGAAATCTAGTATTTTTATGTAAGACAGACTTCGCCACATACTGCTTAAAGTACTTAACTGTTAAGTGTTTATCTCGTTGGGATGTGGCTATATACAAGTACCTCCTGCCTATGTCCACATTTCAGCTTGTGTATTTGTCTTTGCTTGCGTCTTCCTATTAAAGCAACAGTAATCCATTGCAGCGCCGTAGAGAACGTGAATGGTCGTGCGCTAGCTCGAGTGGGAATTACGATATATCAAGTAGACACGTTAATAAGGCATGAATGGCAGTAGGAAATACGTTTTGGTGAGCGAAGGAACAAGATTGCAGAATTTCTGTAATCATCTGTACTGCAGCAGCGCCATCTAAACTCTTTGCGATCCACCTGCACTTCCTAAACTAGTTTAGCAAGTGCTGCCCATTGCTTATAGGTTTCTCCTTCACTTGAAAAGGAGATAAAATATTTGCAGCAAAATAGGAATAGAATAGTTGGCAAACACTTTGAAATCAAATTCGGTAAACATACGTAATGACTTGAAAATTTCTGCACCTTCCTAAATACTGTCATGGAGCTATTTGGTTATAAAGATGTACTGTCCGTCAGAAAGGGGACATGCATTTATTCCCGGTAAGAGTGGAAACTTTCCCCATACATGAAGAACCATACTGTTGGTAATCTGAGTCATGCATGCTTAAGCTATCCCCATTGAAACTTTAAGCAGGGTTGTGCATAAGAATGTGAATGAAGGACCACTTACAGCAAGGACTGTTACCAGACTGATAATTCCTTAAAATATATTGCAAAGCCAAATAGGAGGTGTGATAAAAATGTGCAGCTATTTCAAATCAGTTGTTTTGCTTTCACCAGGCTTTGTGATTCTATTCTGGAACATATGCAAAGCTGAATTTGCTGGAGAAGTACTGTGCAATGAAGTTCTCTTAAAGGTCATGTTCCGTAGTCAGTTTTTCCAGTGCCCCTACAACACATATTTTGCACCTGTGTTCCATAGTCCTCTATGTTGTCACCTTGCACACCATTTCAGGCGCTGTTGGTCAGCTAAAGAGTGACATAATACAACAATGATTTTGTGACATCTGCAGAGGCACACTGATTGGCTTTTTCTTTTGCCATCAGGCATTTGGGAGGCTATGCCACCCTCAGGTTCTGCCACCACCTGGCCGTGTTGCAGCTTTGCACACAACGGCAGCACTGCAGAAGAACCGGGCAGGTCGCTACAAGGTGACACGCAATCACAACAAGCCACTGACCTATGAGATGTCCAACCCACCTCACCAGATTGCCCACCGCAAGGCGTGGAACTCGTGGAACACTAGTATGTGTCATTGtcatccagttttttttttccttaaagggcccctaaatcACCCTGAGCTTGAATATAAGTTTTGCTGATAGGTACTAGTCTACTATGAACATATAGCCTTAAGAATATTTAGAATGTGCAAAATAATAGCATATTTACAGGTGTTTGATTAATGAAAACGTGGCCAACGCTGTTTCTTGCTCTCCTTCTCTGCGCTGCCTACTCGTGCTCTCTCCCCACTTGCCATATATGCTCACCAACTCTACACAATGCAGCAAAAGCTACATGTCACATCTGCACAGCAGAAAAAATGCTCCTCTATTGTCCGCCCCTAATCGCCCTCCGCATGAAGCTGACTGAATGGAAGTTTCATAAAAGATTCAGTGGCGTACAATGGACGAGCCTCTCTCCATTCTCGAAACACACAGTCGGATCTATAGTCATGTTGGTGTTGTCATTCCTCGATGACTGACCAATTAACAGTTTTTACACCTGGTAACGTCAGCTGGAGCACCCTGTTGACATCACGATGTGCGAAGGAGGCACCGAAAAGGGCAGGAGAGGAGCATGGATTTGGTTCTTGAATTTGTGGAGTTCTTGTGGTGCGTAGTGCTGCCACATTTACCAGAGATGATGGTCGCAGCATTCTCTATGCGATACGCGCGTTTGTTTGAAATGTGTAAAAAAATGTGGGAGGTCGTTTAGGGGTCCTTTAAAGGGTCCcaagggcccctcactaggtctggccatattgagctgacaagcgcagtgcataaaATGTGCACCTATGCTCATGTCTGCTGAATATTACATCCATTTCAAACCAAACACTGTTTGCCCTTCTAATGGGCACCACGATCCCAGTCAGAGTCGACATAGTCATACAAGTGCACCACTTACAGTGACACGTGACTTGTAGAATTATTCAAAGCAGCAttagttatttgtttaatctgttgcttcagtagaccaattaaagtttagagaaatattaAAACATACCAgttgaatgtctgcatgtttgtTTTTCTTCGTATTGTAGATAGAGAGATGTACCTCAGTTTTGTCTGCTTCTTAAGCTTGTGCACAGAGatcgaaactatgtcattttctaccgtgttttcCAGCActgcgatcatgctctttcatgcTCTCGCGTCCGCCTCACTGCTCGTGTCtatggcactgacttataccgctaatcaggtGTTCAAAATCGGGTGATGCAAAATCGTCTGCTGCACAGAACGAAACAAATGCAATAGCTCGCGTGCAAGTCTGTCACTAGAAGTGCGCCACTCGGCGAaaatgcggggaaaaaaaaaagaaggcgggacCCGTGACATTTGTCATGCAATCCTctggctccggtatgggagaatgcagagAAGGAATTTCACTCGCGGAGGCTAAACGGGGAAATTGGAGAGAGGgtctatgttggcggtgacactcgtctcctgaaatcatgggttcgcggcacttcaaatatttctatctcagctattaatgaagtaatttgaaaaattctttcTGTAGAGCACTCTTTAGAGGGCATGCAACAACTTCTAgtgcataaccaaaatttgccatgtggcctggtgaggggccttctAAAGAGACATTAACATAACTGCCAACACTCTTGAATTTTCCATAAAGTTTATGAATTTGGGCTCAGTCTACAATTGTTGCATTAggatttacaaaaaaaaagtttgtgaaagagaGATTGACCCTACCATTGGAAGTTTTCTGAAGAGCATACTTGCTTTGAGTGGATTTATACAGGCAAGTTCCTGAAGGTGTGCTGCGCCTAAATGTATATCATTGTTAAGAAAGTGTGCAGGTATTGCACAATAGGCACGGGCTCAATGCAAGCTCTAAAACTAAGTGCATGCtataagcgcccccccccccccccccaacacacacacatgcacaccgTATTCACACGTTTGGTATCGTTTCCACTGGACTTTTACAAATTTTAAGGTTCACAGGTTGGCACATATGTGCTAAAGAGAAAGTTAAGTCGAACTGTTGAGTAAGTTACACTCCTACAATACTGAAAGGGCCACTCTTACATTTGGAGGAGGCTAGCCAGAAAAGTAGGAAAAATGAGACTAGTGGGGACGCTGCTTTGGAAGTTCTTGCACAAGCTCGCTGTGATCTCGTAaattttgacagcatctgcttgggtctagttatttcttttttatcaCTAAAGATGGACAACAttgtattctaaaaaaaaaaaatcttaatttAGCAAGTTTTGAGAACTATTACGATGTCACAATGGCTTGAATACCcaatttttaaaataaattataccatgtgtttggcgcatgatagccttagttgcttatgcgccataaaacccaatacaatacaatacaacaaAATACATTGAAATCCATGGTGTTGCACTGTCACAGTGGTGCTGGGGTTTCGGTGCGAAGTTCAAAAAATGGAAGTTTAGCCTTCATTGTCTAGTCTGTTAATACATGTCTAAGCTGATTTAATGTTTCTGTTTACTGTCCCTTAAATAGGCCAACTGTAGTGGAATTTTTTATTCCCTAAAAGGGTTCCTTCCTAACAGTGCAGATAGAGTAGACTCTGTACCAAATTTTACATTTGTAATATGAGTTGCTGCTTCACAAAAAGCTAGTTACAATTGGTGCTCTTGATACTGAAAGTCAAAGTGCTGCCATTACGGCTTATCGGAAACAAAGCATAGCCGAGAGCATTTAAAGTCCCTGCCCACTGAGGTGCCTAGGCATGGCAACGAGATCAGTAAGCATGCACGATTCTGGGACAACCAGGTGCACACGTCGTGTTCTGAAGTGCTATCGAGTGGCTGTTGAATAAAAAAATGTGTGATTAACCAGTCCTGTGGCTTTGCAAATTATTTCCACAATATGTACGACCTTTTTATGATTATGGCCATTTTAGTTAAATTGAAATTTCATTGAAGTTGGCCTTTTAAGTTGAGTTAGTACCTATATGTTGCTGGCATTGCTCAACAAACTGTTGAGCCagaaactagaaaaaaagaactatttaAGATTAGAAAAATGCAGCATTTTAGTAAACATAGGTAGTTTCCGTTAGACCTAATGAAGAGATTTTTCTAACAGTGAA includes:
- the mRpS24 gene encoding small ribosomal subunit protein uS3m isoform X1 → MCSYFKSVVLLSPGFVILFWNICKAEFAGEVLCNEVLLKAFGRLCHPQVLPPPGRVAALHTTAALQKNRAGRYKVTRNHNKPLTYEMSNPPHQIAHRKAWNSWNTSNLQGGLRRSETLVEDMFIRKFMTGTWHRMFVSEILIKRRANMIFIGGIVQRVVIPRKMYFLIGYTEEILSYILKCPVKLELQSIADRKEMIFKYI